From Alligator mississippiensis isolate rAllMis1 chromosome 9, rAllMis1, whole genome shotgun sequence, one genomic window encodes:
- the EEF1A2 gene encoding elongation factor 1-alpha 2 — protein MGKEKTHINIVVIGHVDSGKSTTTGHLIYKCGGIDKRTIEKFEKEAAEMGKGSFKYAWVLDKLKAERERGITIDISLWKFETTKYYITIIDAPGHRDFIKNMITGTSQADCAVLIVAAGVGEFEAGISKNGQTREHALLAYTLGVKQLIVGINKMDSTEPPYSEKRYDEIVKEVSAYIKKIGYNPATVPFVPISGWHGDNMLEPSPNMPWFKGWKVERKEGNASGVSLLEALDTILPPTRPTDKPLRLPLQDVYKIGGIGTVPVGRVETGILRPGMVVTFAPVNITTEVKSVEMHHEALSEALPGDNVGFNVKNVSVKDIRRGNVCGDSKSDPPQEAAQFTSQVIILNHPGQISAGYSPVIDCHTAHIACKFAELKEKIDRRSGKKLEDNPKSLKSGDAAIVEMIPGKPMCVESFSQYPPLGRFAVRDMRQTVAVGVIKNVEKKSGGAGKVTKSAQKAQKAGK, from the exons atggggaaggagaagacaCATATCAACATCGTCGTCATTGGACATGTGGACTCTGGGAAATCCACTACCACCGGACATCTCATCTACAAATGCGGGGGCATTGACAAAAGGACCATTGAGAAATTTGAGAAGGAGGCTGCTGAG ATGGGGAAAGGCTCCTTTAAATACGCCTGGGTGCTGGACAAGCTGAAGGCTGAGCGGGAGCGTGGGATCACCATTGACATCTCCCTGTGGAAGTTCGAGACCACCAAGTACTACATCACCATCATTGATGCCCCTGGGCACCGGGACTTCATCAAGAACATGATCACTGGGACCTCACAG GCCGACTGCGCCGTCCTCATCGTGGCTGCTGGCGTGGGTGAATTTGAAGCCGGCATCTCCAAGAATGGGCAGACCCGCGAGCATGCCCTCCTGGCCTACACCTTGGGGGTCAAGCAACTCATCGTGGGCATCAACAAGATGGACTCCACGGAGCCCCCGTACAGCGAGAAGCGTTACGACGAGATCGTCAAGGAAGTCAGCGCCTACATCAAGAAGATCGGCTACAACCCTGCCACAGTCCCCTTCGTGCCAATCTCGGGGTGGCACGGGGACAATATGTTGGAGCCATCTCCCAAC ATGCCTTGGTTCAAAGGGTGGAAAGTGGAGCGCAAGGAGGGCAACGCTAGCGGGGTGTCCCTGCTGGAAGCTCTGGACACCATCCTGCCTCCCACCCGCCCGACAGACAAGCCCCTGCGCCTGCCCCTTCAGGACGTCTACAAGATCGGAG GTATCGGGACGGTGCCCGTGGGCCGTGTGGAGACCGGCATCCTCCGGCCCGGCATGGTGGTGACTTTTGCCCCTGTGAACATCACCACGGAGGTGAAGTCGGTGGAGATGCACCACGAGGCGCTGAGCGAGGCCCTGCCGGGAGACAACGTTGGCTTCAACGTGAAGAACGTGTCCGTCAAGGACATCCGCCGTGGGAACGTCTGCGGGGACAGCAAGTCGGACCCCCCGCAGGAGGCCGCGCAGTTCACTTCTCAG GTGATCATCCTGAACCACCCCGGCCAGATCAGCGCCGGGTACTCGCCCGTCATTGACTGCCACACCGCTCATATCGCCTGCAAGTTTGCAGAGCTCAAGGAGAAGATCGACCGGCGCTCTGGCAAGAAGCTGGAGGACAACCCCAAGTCCCTGAAATCTGGTGACGCCGCCATCGTGGAGATGATCCCCGGGAAGCCGATGTGTGTGGAGAGCTTCTCCCAGTACCCGCCCCTTG GTCGTTTCGCTGTCCGCGACATGCGGCAGACCGTGGCCGTGGGCGTCATCAAGAACGTGGAGAAGAAGAGCGGTGGCGCTGGCAAGGTCACCAAGTCGGCgcagaaggcccagaaggctggGAAATGA